One region of Alosa sapidissima isolate fAloSap1 chromosome 1, fAloSap1.pri, whole genome shotgun sequence genomic DNA includes:
- the b3gnt5b gene encoding lactosylceramide 1,3-N-acetyl-beta-D-glucosaminyltransferase B: MFVKFRRPQRCHFVQVIFIGLMLSGIMLYWDKLNSFSFDNLSANPYHFLGMGPSFRNSSFTVSRAEARKFSNYHYLINHKNTCESSNVLLLLFVKSFPQNFARRQSIRLTWGNERYIDGELGVSVKVLFALGVHPHLKDRALIQGQLFREDQMYHDLIQQSFIDSFYNLTTKLLLQINWAHTYCSHAHFLMSADDDMLIHMPNLVTYLKQVHQAGTRDFWVGRVFNNTGPVRIKSSKYYVSPHLYPWDSYPAYTGGAGYVVSRDVASRIHQAALTLNATLHIDDVFMGICASVIGVAPKAHNFFSGEKKSPHHPCIYKQMMTSHGHESDLQELWGQATNPEVQKVDSGFTGKLYCSVIKCALLCNPFIRNTYPCNPSTIF, from the coding sequence ATGTTTGTGAAATTCCGACGGCCTCAGAGATGCCACTTTGTGCAGGTGATCTTCATTGGTCTTATGTTGTCAGGGATCATGCTTTATTGGGACAAATTGAACAGCTTCTCATTTGATAATTTAAGTGCAAATCCTTACCACTTCCTCGGCATGGGCCCAAGTTTCAGAAACAGTAGCTTCACTGTCAGCAGGGCGGAGGCTCGTAAATTCAGTAATTACCACTATTTGATCAACCACAAGAACACGTGTGAGTCCAGTAATGTGTTGCTCCTCCTTTTTGTCAAGAGTTTCCCTCAGAACTTTGCCCGTCGTCAAAGTATACGATTGACCTGGGGTAATGAGCGCTATATTGATGGTGAACTGGGTGTGTCTGTGAAGGTGCTGTTTGCTTTAGGTGTCCATCCACATCTGAAAGACAGGGCGCTGATCCAGGGTCAGTTATTTCGAGAGGACCAAATGTACCACGACTTAATCCAGCAGAGCTTCATCGATTCCTTCTACAACCTCACCACTAAACTACTTCTTCAGATCAACTGGGCACACACCTACTGTAGTCATGCTCACTTCCTAATGTCTGCTGATGACGACATGTTAATTCATATGCCTAACCTGGTCACTTACCTTAAGCAAGTGCACCAGGCAGGTACTCGGGACTTCTGGGTGGGCAGGGTGTTCAATAATACGGGACCAGTTCGCATTAAGAGCAGCAAATATTATGTGTCACCTCATCTGTATCCATGGGACTCTTATCCGGCCTACACTGGAGGAGCAGGATATGTGGTCTCCAGAGATGTGGCCTCACGAATACACCAAGCTGCACTTACACTTAATGCTACGCTCCAcattgatgatgtttttatgGGGATCTGTGCCAGTGTTATAGGGGTGGCTCCAAAAGCACACAATTTTTTCTCGGGTGAAAAAAAGTCTCCTCATCATCCTTGCATCTACAAACAAATGATGACATCTCATGGACACGAGTCAGACCTTCAGGAACTCTGGGGACAGGCAACTAACCCTGAGGTTCAAAAGGTGGACTCTGGCTTTACAGGCAAACTGTACTGCTCAGTAATAAAATGTGCACTGCTTTGCAATCCATTCATCCGAAACACTTATCCTTGCAACCCATCAACCATTTTCTAA